In the Kitasatospora terrestris genome, one interval contains:
- a CDS encoding DUF6479 family protein yields the protein MVDRTVQLSASLSGTGLLVPAVVILAVLIAAFVWGSRRRARAKGPAYRPGERRGPRSGSWSTPDESDADRPGGSEYGDRPPSR from the coding sequence ATGGTCGACCGAACGGTCCAGCTCTCCGCGTCCCTGTCAGGCACCGGGCTCCTGGTCCCGGCGGTGGTGATCCTCGCCGTCCTCATCGCGGCCTTCGTCTGGGGCAGCCGCCGACGAGCCCGCGCCAAGGGGCCCGCCTACCGCCCCGGGGAGCGCCGCGGCCCGCGCTCGGGCTCGTGGAGCACTCCGGACGAATCCGACGCCGACCGCCCCGGCGGCTCCGAGTACGGCGACCGCCCGCCCTCTCGATGA
- a CDS encoding SsgA family sporulation/cell division regulator: MSAVRPMLVTLPDSDHPHVPILAELRFDTSRPFAACLSFPVAGCDCADDDLAVCWYFSRDLLDEGRYAPAGSGDVRVGPGDAGDVRITLRGPTGQAVISAPGELITAFLADSFALVPAGSESDHLDIDAVVQWILAAG, from the coding sequence ATGTCCGCCGTCCGACCGATGCTGGTCACCCTTCCGGACAGCGACCACCCCCACGTGCCGATCCTCGCGGAGCTGCGCTTCGACACCAGCCGCCCCTTCGCGGCGTGCCTGTCGTTCCCGGTCGCCGGGTGCGACTGCGCGGACGACGACCTGGCGGTGTGCTGGTACTTCAGCCGCGACCTGCTGGACGAGGGCCGGTACGCGCCCGCCGGCAGCGGCGACGTGCGGGTCGGCCCCGGCGACGCGGGGGACGTCCGCATCACCCTGCGGGGGCCGACCGGGCAGGCGGTGATCAGCGCCCCCGGGGAGCTGATCACCGCCTTCCTCGCCGACAGCTTCGCGCTGGTGCCCGCCGGTTCGGAGTCCGACCACCTGGACATCGACGCCGTCGTGCAGTGGATCCTCGCGGCCGGCTGA
- a CDS encoding DUF6480 family protein: MSTPDPDPRHTPGLTGDGTLRDGDTPPAEGGISGISHPEPPEVTHAWGPATLITFVAVLVCLVIAGIVLGLVL, from the coding sequence ATGTCGACGCCGGATCCCGATCCACGCCACACCCCCGGGCTGACCGGGGACGGCACTCTGCGCGACGGCGACACCCCGCCCGCCGAAGGCGGCATCTCGGGGATCTCGCACCCCGAGCCGCCCGAGGTCACCCACGCGTGGGGCCCCGCCACCCTGATCACCTTCGTCGCCGTCCTGGTCTGCCTGGTGATCGCGGGCATCGTGCTCGGCCTGGTGCTCTGA
- a CDS encoding hydrophobic protein, which yields MVPLLLVLLLALILFGAGFALKALWWVAFIVLVVWLVGFVARGSHSSGRYRWYRW from the coding sequence ATGGTTCCCCTTCTTCTCGTCCTGCTGCTGGCCCTGATCCTCTTCGGCGCCGGATTCGCGCTGAAGGCCCTCTGGTGGGTGGCCTTCATCGTCCTGGTCGTGTGGTTGGTCGGCTTCGTCGCCCGTGGCAGCCATTCCTCGGGTCGTTACCGCTGGTACCGCTGGTAG
- a CDS encoding HAMP domain-containing protein codes for MAGSTTQNGSRGDAGPDAAQVGVPELRLLLAGLTSVRDGDFGTRLPDDADGLLGEIAGVFNGMVDQLSRFTSEVTRVAREVGTEGRLGGQAQVPGVSGTWADLTDSVNAMAGNLTTQVRDIAQVATAVAEGDLSQKITVDARGEILQLKNTVNTMVDQLGSFAGEVTRVAREVGTEGILGGQADVKGVSGTWRDLTDSVNFMAGNLTGQVRSIAQVATAVAQGDLSQKIRVDARGEILELKNTINTMVDQLGSFAGEVTRVAREVGTEGRLGGQADVRDVSGTWRDLTESVNVMADNLTAQVRAIASVTTAVAQGDLSQKIRVDARGEILELKETINTMVDQLSAFADEVTRVAREVGTEGNLGGQATVRGVSGTWKDLTDNVNVMASNLTGQVRSIAQVATAVAKGDLSQKINVEAKGEVAALAGVINTMVDTLSAFADEVTRVAREVGTEGTLGGQARVLNVAGTWKDLTDNVNFMAHNLTSQVRNIAQVTTAVANGDLTRKIDVDARGEILELKTTINTMVDQLSSFAAEVTRVAREVGSEGRLGGQAEVEGVSGTWKRLTENVNELAGNLTRQVRAIAEVTSAVTAGDLTRSITVDASGEVADLKDNINFMVESLRETTRANEDQDWLKTNLARIAALMQGRRDLAAVAESIMDELTPLVSAQCGAFYLAEETGEGTVLRLVASYAFPDGPRPEVFRLGESFVGQAARSRRTIAVDHLPPGYLSAASGLGRTEALALMVLPITVEDQVLGVIELAAVQPFTPVHRDFLDQLMETIGVNVNTIVANARTDELLGESQRLAAELQARSEELQARQEELQVSNSELEEKAELLAAQKGDIEAKNLEIEQARQELEDRAHQLSVASKYKSEFLANMSHELRTPLNSLLILAQLLAQNPTRNLTAKQVEYAGIIHSAGSDLLQLINDILDLSKVEAGKMDLNLETVSVASLVDYVEATFRPMTGQKNLALTVRTGHGVPEALRTDDYRLRQVLRNLLSNAVKFTEQGSVQLIIDQVDPRELPDGARLDGPVLAFRVTDTGIGIAPQHLETVFGAFQQADGTTSRKYGGTGLGLSISREIAYLLGGGITVESVLGQGSTFTLYLPITRADLPETPAVAPGTAVEAAGRPAVADLPAVPLPARRLLVVEARTNGLLGLVCENALTDLPRPDGRELEIVTAVGAHEAAATLADGPCHCVVLDLDLPGGAAFALLKDMDGDPALHAVPVLAHRSRGFATDDDLLTAGAARPLEILSSLDELRERVALHMSAASPEDIRPRTAPAWEPEADPSLTGRTALVVDDDDRNLYAITGILELHGMEVLKAENGRAALDSLAAHPGIDVILMDVMMPEMDGYTATAAIRAMPEHARLPIIAVTAKAMIGDREKSLAAGASDYITKPVDAAELISRIRDQLTAAPS; via the coding sequence ATGGCTGGTTCAACCACGCAGAACGGTTCCCGCGGGGACGCGGGCCCGGACGCCGCGCAGGTCGGGGTGCCGGAGCTGCGGCTGCTGCTGGCCGGGTTGACGTCGGTGCGCGACGGGGACTTCGGCACCCGGCTGCCGGACGACGCGGACGGTCTGCTGGGCGAGATCGCGGGTGTGTTCAACGGCATGGTCGACCAGCTGTCGCGGTTCACCTCGGAGGTGACCCGGGTGGCCCGCGAGGTGGGCACCGAGGGGCGGCTGGGCGGCCAGGCGCAGGTGCCGGGCGTCTCGGGGACGTGGGCGGACCTGACGGACTCCGTGAACGCGATGGCCGGCAACCTGACGACCCAGGTCCGGGACATCGCGCAGGTCGCCACGGCGGTGGCCGAGGGCGACCTGTCGCAGAAGATCACCGTGGACGCGCGGGGTGAGATCCTGCAGCTGAAGAACACCGTCAACACCATGGTGGACCAGCTCGGTTCGTTCGCCGGGGAGGTGACCCGGGTCGCGCGCGAGGTGGGCACCGAGGGCATTCTGGGCGGCCAGGCGGACGTGAAGGGCGTCTCGGGGACGTGGCGCGACCTCACGGACTCGGTGAACTTCATGGCGGGCAACCTGACCGGCCAGGTCCGCAGCATCGCGCAGGTCGCCACCGCCGTCGCCCAGGGCGACCTCTCGCAGAAGATCAGGGTGGACGCGCGGGGCGAGATCCTGGAGCTGAAGAACACCATCAACACCATGGTGGACCAGCTCGGTTCGTTCGCCGGGGAGGTGACCCGGGTCGCGCGCGAGGTGGGCACCGAGGGCCGGCTCGGCGGCCAGGCGGACGTCCGGGACGTCTCGGGAACGTGGCGCGACCTCACCGAGTCCGTGAACGTCATGGCGGACAACCTCACGGCCCAGGTCCGCGCGATCGCGTCGGTCACCACGGCGGTGGCCCAGGGCGACCTGTCGCAGAAGATCAGGGTGGACGCGCGGGGCGAGATCCTGGAGCTGAAGGAGACCATCAACACGATGGTCGACCAGCTCTCGGCGTTCGCGGACGAGGTCACCCGGGTCGCCCGCGAGGTCGGCACCGAGGGCAACCTGGGCGGCCAGGCCACCGTCCGCGGCGTGTCCGGCACGTGGAAGGACCTGACGGACAACGTCAACGTGATGGCGTCCAACCTCACCGGGCAGGTCCGCAGCATCGCCCAGGTCGCCACCGCCGTCGCCAAGGGCGACCTCTCGCAGAAGATCAACGTCGAGGCCAAGGGCGAGGTCGCCGCCCTCGCCGGCGTGATCAACACCATGGTCGACACGCTCTCCGCGTTCGCCGACGAGGTGACCCGGGTGGCCCGCGAGGTGGGCACCGAAGGCACGCTGGGCGGCCAGGCGCGCGTCCTGAACGTCGCGGGCACCTGGAAGGACCTCACCGACAACGTCAACTTCATGGCGCACAACCTGACCAGCCAGGTGCGCAACATCGCCCAGGTCACCACGGCGGTCGCCAACGGCGACCTGACCCGCAAGATCGACGTCGACGCGCGGGGCGAGATCCTGGAGCTGAAGACCACCATCAACACCATGGTCGACCAGCTGTCCTCGTTCGCCGCCGAGGTCACCCGGGTGGCCCGCGAGGTCGGCAGCGAGGGGCGCCTGGGCGGTCAGGCCGAGGTCGAGGGCGTCTCCGGCACCTGGAAGCGCCTCACCGAGAACGTCAACGAACTCGCGGGCAACCTGACCCGCCAGGTCCGCGCGATCGCCGAGGTGACCAGCGCGGTGACCGCCGGCGACCTGACCCGGTCGATCACCGTGGACGCCTCCGGCGAGGTCGCCGACCTCAAGGACAACATCAACTTCATGGTGGAGTCCCTGCGCGAGACCACCCGTGCCAACGAGGACCAGGACTGGCTGAAGACCAACCTGGCCCGGATCGCGGCCCTGATGCAGGGCCGCCGGGACCTCGCGGCCGTCGCCGAGTCGATCATGGACGAACTGACCCCGCTGGTCTCGGCCCAGTGCGGCGCCTTCTACCTCGCCGAGGAGACCGGCGAGGGCACGGTGCTCCGCCTGGTCGCCTCCTACGCCTTCCCCGACGGCCCGCGGCCCGAGGTCTTCCGGCTCGGCGAGTCGTTCGTGGGCCAGGCCGCGCGCAGCCGCCGCACCATCGCCGTCGACCACCTGCCGCCCGGCTACCTCTCGGCGGCCTCCGGCCTCGGCCGCACCGAGGCGCTCGCCCTGATGGTGCTGCCGATCACCGTCGAGGACCAGGTCCTCGGCGTGATCGAGCTCGCGGCCGTCCAGCCCTTCACCCCGGTCCACCGCGACTTCCTGGACCAGCTGATGGAGACGATCGGCGTCAACGTCAACACGATCGTCGCCAACGCCCGGACCGACGAACTGCTCGGCGAGTCCCAGCGGCTCGCCGCCGAACTCCAGGCCCGCTCCGAGGAACTGCAGGCCCGCCAGGAGGAGCTGCAGGTCTCCAACTCCGAACTCGAGGAGAAGGCGGAGCTGCTGGCCGCCCAGAAGGGCGACATCGAGGCCAAGAACCTGGAGATCGAGCAGGCCCGCCAGGAACTCGAGGACCGGGCCCACCAGTTGTCGGTCGCCTCGAAGTACAAGTCGGAGTTCCTGGCCAACATGAGCCACGAACTGCGCACCCCGCTCAACAGCCTGCTGATCCTCGCGCAGCTGCTCGCCCAGAACCCGACCCGCAACCTGACCGCCAAGCAGGTCGAGTACGCCGGCATCATCCACTCCGCCGGCTCCGACCTGCTGCAGCTGATCAACGACATCCTGGACCTCTCCAAGGTCGAGGCCGGCAAGATGGACCTCAACCTCGAGACGGTCTCCGTGGCGAGCCTGGTCGACTACGTCGAGGCGACGTTCCGCCCGATGACCGGCCAGAAGAACCTCGCCCTCACCGTGCGCACCGGCCACGGCGTGCCCGAGGCGCTGCGCACCGACGACTACCGGCTGCGCCAGGTGCTGCGCAACCTGCTCTCCAACGCGGTGAAGTTCACCGAACAGGGCAGCGTCCAGCTGATCATCGACCAGGTCGACCCCCGGGAACTCCCCGACGGCGCGCGCCTCGACGGCCCGGTCCTGGCCTTCCGGGTCACCGACACCGGGATCGGCATCGCTCCGCAGCACCTGGAGACCGTCTTCGGCGCCTTCCAGCAGGCCGACGGCACCACCAGCCGCAAGTACGGGGGCACCGGACTCGGGCTGTCGATCAGCCGCGAGATCGCCTACCTGCTCGGTGGCGGCATCACGGTGGAGAGCGTGCTCGGCCAGGGCAGCACCTTCACCCTGTACCTGCCCATCACCCGCGCCGACCTCCCGGAGACGCCCGCGGTGGCGCCGGGCACCGCCGTCGAGGCCGCCGGCCGCCCGGCCGTCGCCGACCTTCCCGCGGTGCCGCTGCCCGCCCGCCGGCTGCTGGTCGTCGAGGCCCGGACGAACGGGCTGCTCGGCCTGGTCTGCGAGAACGCGCTCACCGACCTGCCCCGGCCCGACGGACGCGAGCTGGAGATCGTCACCGCCGTCGGCGCGCACGAGGCGGCCGCCACCCTGGCGGACGGCCCGTGCCACTGCGTGGTGCTCGACCTCGACCTGCCCGGCGGCGCCGCCTTCGCGCTGCTCAAGGACATGGACGGCGATCCGGCGCTGCACGCCGTCCCCGTGCTCGCCCACCGCAGCCGCGGCTTCGCCACCGACGACGACCTGCTCACCGCCGGGGCCGCCCGGCCGCTGGAGATCCTGTCCAGCCTGGACGAGCTGCGCGAACGCGTGGCCCTGCACATGAGCGCCGCCAGCCCCGAGGACATCCGGCCGCGTACCGCCCCCGCCTGGGAACCCGAGGCGGACCCGAGCCTGACCGGCCGCACCGCGCTCGTGGTGGACGACGACGACCGCAACCTGTACGCGATCACCGGCATCCTCGAACTGCACGGCATGGAGGTCCTCAAGGCCGAGAACGGGCGCGCCGCGCTCGACTCCCTGGCCGCCCACCCGGGGATCGACGTCATCCTGATGGACGTGATGATGCCCGAGATGGACGGATACACGGCGACCGCGGCGATCCGCGCGATGCCCGAGCACGCCCGCCTCCCGATCATCGCTGTCACCGCGAAGGCCATGATCGGCGACCGGGAGAAGAGCCTGGCGGCCGGAGCCAGCGACTACATCACCAAGCCGGTCGACGCCGCCGAACTGATCAGCCGCATCCGGGACCAGCTCACCGCCGCGCCCTCCTGA
- a CDS encoding GAF domain-containing SpoIIE family protein phosphatase has translation MHESLDPTTTRPAAAPAPAVPAVVAQRDHGGDHAAVQAGPAAVTRLAATVESLRAELALARQDAAGRSLIEMAAGVLIERLGCGPTQAAAQLAALAEQADVPVLEFAADLVNQVAADKISAIARDFVSGSAERTDGPALRLRAAEAHSLAAGDSESVADSMLATALRPLGAVAVAIWAAHTDQSMTLEGSAGFGEAEARRWRHVPPGVSTPARRALDERETVVYPTLAQAGLPTIGQHEFTGGRIVVPAGTGGRLIGVLEVCWETLLPEQSQPLRRQFEALAELCAITLETGAGPGAVDDADREFEDLQRLTDGILDPCLVLRLAPGRAELPLEFAVRHVNPAFVDFAGRPASAVAGARLLEAYPLAAEAGGLAEKIEHVFATGEPFRTADMPLAATVDGVALHARAQVSINRHGRHVVVIWRLDDGTPRVARLLQHAQRLGRIGGFEEHLQSGQIAWNDTLYDLHGLPPTAQPIALLRLPDHAHPDDRPAIDRFLRTLLHHHRPASTAFRLQRPDGVARHIRVVAEPVHDHDAAVVTVRGAYQDISAQHWTEVALAAARDQLAHTEQQAAERNRLALQLQHAIMPPARGPLTLHDLEVAVRYRPAEKDHLVGGDWYDTLALPSGEILLCVGDVAGHGIEAATGMVALRNALRGLAATGAGPAQLLTWLNSVTHHLTDNVTATAVCALYHPTTRHLRWARAGHLPPVLLRDGRASTLPQPGGILLGALDHADYEEEHVDLAPGDTLVMFTDGLIERRDQSVQASLRALLALSEQTSRTQEDGTDDLEAHLDHLLRHSNADTDDDTCLVGISVHQSIHHELSTNPSQGFGA, from the coding sequence GTGCACGAATCCCTCGATCCGACCACGACCCGTCCCGCGGCGGCCCCCGCCCCCGCGGTGCCCGCCGTCGTCGCCCAGCGCGACCACGGGGGCGATCACGCCGCCGTCCAGGCCGGCCCCGCGGCGGTCACCCGGCTCGCCGCCACGGTGGAGAGCCTGCGCGCGGAACTCGCGCTGGCCCGCCAGGACGCCGCCGGCCGCTCACTGATAGAGATGGCCGCCGGAGTCCTGATCGAACGGCTGGGCTGCGGCCCGACCCAGGCCGCCGCCCAACTCGCCGCCCTGGCCGAGCAGGCCGACGTGCCCGTGCTGGAGTTCGCCGCCGACCTGGTCAACCAGGTGGCCGCCGACAAGATCTCCGCCATCGCCCGGGACTTCGTCTCCGGCTCCGCCGAGCGGACCGACGGCCCCGCGCTGCGGCTGCGCGCGGCCGAGGCGCACAGCCTGGCCGCCGGAGACAGCGAGTCGGTCGCCGACTCGATGCTCGCCACCGCGCTGCGCCCGCTCGGGGCCGTCGCCGTCGCGATCTGGGCCGCCCACACGGACCAGTCGATGACCCTGGAGGGCAGCGCCGGCTTCGGCGAGGCGGAGGCCCGGCGCTGGCGGCACGTACCGCCCGGTGTGTCCACCCCGGCCCGCCGGGCGCTCGACGAACGCGAGACCGTCGTCTACCCGACGCTCGCCCAGGCGGGCCTGCCGACCATCGGCCAGCACGAGTTCACCGGCGGACGGATCGTCGTGCCCGCCGGGACCGGCGGCCGGCTGATCGGCGTGCTGGAGGTCTGCTGGGAGACCCTGCTGCCCGAACAGTCCCAGCCCTTGCGGCGCCAGTTCGAGGCGCTCGCGGAACTGTGCGCCATCACGCTGGAGACCGGAGCCGGGCCCGGTGCGGTGGACGACGCGGACCGCGAGTTCGAGGACCTCCAGCGGCTGACCGACGGCATCCTCGACCCGTGCCTGGTCCTGCGCCTCGCGCCCGGCCGGGCCGAACTGCCACTGGAGTTCGCCGTCCGGCACGTCAACCCCGCCTTCGTCGACTTCGCCGGCCGGCCCGCCAGCGCCGTCGCCGGGGCACGCCTGCTGGAGGCCTACCCGCTCGCCGCGGAGGCCGGCGGCCTCGCCGAGAAGATCGAGCACGTCTTCGCCACCGGCGAGCCGTTCCGCACCGCGGACATGCCCCTCGCCGCGACCGTCGACGGCGTCGCCCTCCACGCCCGGGCCCAGGTCAGCATCAACCGGCACGGACGGCACGTCGTGGTGATCTGGCGACTCGACGACGGCACCCCGCGCGTCGCCCGACTCCTCCAGCACGCGCAGCGGCTGGGCCGGATCGGCGGCTTCGAGGAGCACCTCCAGAGCGGTCAGATCGCGTGGAACGACACCCTCTACGACCTGCACGGCCTGCCGCCCACCGCACAGCCGATCGCCCTGCTGCGGCTCCCCGACCACGCCCACCCCGACGACCGGCCCGCCATCGACCGGTTCCTCCGCACCCTGCTGCACCACCACCGCCCGGCCTCCACGGCGTTCCGCCTGCAACGCCCGGACGGTGTCGCCCGCCACATCCGCGTCGTCGCCGAACCGGTCCACGACCACGACGCCGCGGTGGTCACCGTCCGGGGTGCCTACCAGGACATCTCGGCCCAGCACTGGACCGAGGTCGCCCTCGCCGCGGCCCGCGACCAACTCGCCCACACCGAGCAGCAGGCCGCCGAACGCAACCGCCTCGCCCTGCAGCTCCAGCACGCCATCATGCCGCCCGCCCGGGGCCCCCTCACCCTGCACGACCTGGAGGTCGCGGTCCGCTACCGGCCCGCCGAGAAGGACCACCTGGTCGGCGGGGACTGGTACGACACCCTCGCCCTGCCCTCCGGCGAGATCCTGCTGTGCGTGGGCGACGTCGCCGGGCACGGCATCGAGGCGGCCACCGGCATGGTCGCCCTGCGCAACGCCCTGCGCGGCCTGGCCGCCACCGGCGCCGGCCCCGCCCAACTGCTCACCTGGCTCAACAGCGTCACCCACCACCTCACCGACAACGTCACCGCCACCGCCGTCTGCGCCCTCTACCACCCGACGACGCGACACCTGCGCTGGGCCCGCGCCGGGCACCTGCCCCCCGTCCTGCTGCGCGACGGCCGGGCGAGCACCCTGCCGCAGCCGGGCGGCATCCTGCTGGGAGCACTCGACCACGCCGACTACGAGGAGGAGCACGTCGACCTCGCGCCCGGCGACACGCTGGTGATGTTCACCGACGGCCTCATCGAGCGCCGGGACCAGTCGGTCCAGGCCTCGCTCCGCGCCCTCCTGGCGCTGAGCGAGCAGACCTCCCGCACCCAGGAGGACGGGACGGACGACCTCGAGGCCCACCTCGACCACCTCCTGCGCCACAGCAACGCGGACACGGACGACGACACCTGTCTCGTCGGCATCTCGGTCCACCAGTCGATCCATCACGAATTGTCCACCAATCCTTCACAGGGATTCGGCGCATGA
- a CDS encoding SigB/SigF/SigG family RNA polymerase sigma factor codes for MAVTSDELLLQAPALGSSTAAVPAPRTARRILPELAGVEDPRQVAPADARELTKVLLARLATLEEGTREYSYVRSTLVEINLSLVRYAIRRFGSQQESTDDLLQVGSVGLIKAIDRFDPDHGAEFATFAIPTVLGEIRRHFRDTTWAVHVPRRLQELRITLAKAQDELSQRLDRAPTVAELADHLSLPQDEILEGLTAANAHSTDSIDTAGSRDGDRPGALADRLGEPDGRLDLVENLVALKPLIAALPERDRLILSMRFTQDLTQSQIGARIGLSQMQVSRLLSRALDQLRQGLDGA; via the coding sequence GTGGCTGTGACCAGTGACGAACTCCTCCTCCAGGCGCCCGCCCTGGGGAGCAGCACCGCCGCGGTCCCGGCGCCCAGGACCGCGCGACGGATCCTGCCCGAGCTGGCCGGCGTCGAGGACCCGCGCCAGGTCGCGCCGGCCGACGCCCGCGAGCTGACCAAGGTGCTCCTCGCCCGCCTCGCCACGCTCGAGGAGGGCACCCGGGAGTACTCCTACGTGCGCTCCACCCTGGTCGAGATCAACCTGTCGCTGGTCCGGTACGCGATCCGGCGCTTCGGCTCGCAGCAGGAATCCACCGACGACCTGCTCCAGGTCGGCTCGGTCGGCCTGATCAAGGCCATCGACCGCTTCGACCCCGACCACGGTGCGGAGTTCGCCACCTTCGCCATCCCCACCGTCCTGGGGGAGATCCGACGGCACTTCCGCGACACCACCTGGGCCGTCCACGTGCCCAGGCGCCTGCAGGAACTGCGCATCACCCTCGCCAAGGCCCAGGACGAACTCTCCCAGCGCCTCGACCGGGCCCCGACCGTCGCCGAACTCGCCGACCACCTGTCGCTCCCGCAGGACGAGATCCTCGAAGGCCTCACCGCCGCCAACGCCCACAGCACCGACTCCATCGACACGGCCGGATCCCGCGACGGCGACCGGCCCGGTGCTCTCGCGGACCGCCTCGGAGAGCCCGACGGACGGCTCGACCTCGTCGAGAACCTCGTCGCCCTCAAGCCCCTCATAGCCGCGCTGCCCGAACGCGACCGCCTCATCCTGTCCATGCGCTTCACCCAGGACCTGACCCAGTCGCAGATCGGCGCCCGCATCGGCCTGTCCCAGATGCAGGTCTCCCGCCTGCTCAGCCGCGCGCTCGACCAGCTGCGCCAGGGCCTCGACGGGGCCTGA
- a CDS encoding STAS domain-containing protein, which yields MPSQNDTEPTVPDRTDPAAGPVARPQSADDRAAVCALAGDLDIETLAPAATALDEAIRDRPDVLVVDLEQVGFCDSSGLNMLLKVRMAANAAGTELRLAGASPTVLRLLELTGADTVFSLHPDTASALTAPR from the coding sequence ATGCCATCCCAGAACGACACCGAGCCGACCGTGCCGGACCGCACCGACCCCGCAGCCGGGCCGGTCGCCCGGCCGCAGTCCGCCGACGACCGAGCCGCCGTCTGCGCCCTCGCGGGCGACCTGGACATCGAGACGCTGGCTCCGGCCGCGACAGCGCTCGACGAGGCGATCCGCGACCGCCCCGACGTCCTGGTCGTCGACCTGGAGCAGGTGGGATTCTGCGACTCCTCGGGCCTCAACATGCTGCTCAAGGTCCGGATGGCCGCCAACGCGGCCGGCACCGAGCTGCGCCTCGCGGGCGCGTCCCCGACGGTCCTGCGGCTGCTGGAACTGACCGGCGCCGACACCGTGTTCTCGCTGCACCCGGACACCGCGTCCGCGCTCACCGCCCCCCGGTAG
- a CDS encoding ATP-binding protein, with protein MNTRRETLDEQAFAPPASAFAPTLPAAGQRRRLPFAGQQQVVTRARAFTLSALTDWSWPGSEDVVLLVAELVANAVLHAGGPIELVLDAHPTRLRIEVSDNSPVLPAPRRPHRPEMPGGHGLYIVQQASDRWGAAPQAWGKTVWAEIDTRSPNT; from the coding sequence ATGAACACTCGCCGGGAAACCCTGGACGAACAGGCCTTCGCCCCCCCGGCGTCCGCCTTCGCCCCGACGCTGCCGGCCGCCGGACAGCGGCGGCGGCTGCCCTTCGCGGGTCAGCAGCAGGTCGTGACGCGGGCCAGGGCGTTCACCCTGAGCGCGCTCACCGACTGGTCGTGGCCCGGGTCCGAGGACGTCGTCCTGCTGGTCGCGGAACTGGTCGCCAACGCCGTGCTCCACGCGGGCGGCCCGATCGAGCTCGTCCTCGACGCCCACCCCACCCGCCTCCGGATCGAGGTCAGCGACAACTCGCCCGTCCTGCCCGCCCCGCGCCGGCCGCACCGACCCGAGATGCCCGGCGGCCACGGCCTGTACATCGTGCAGCAGGCCTCCGACCGGTGGGGCGCGGCGCCGCAGGCATGGGGCAAGACCGTCTGGGCCGAGATCGACACCCGCTCGCCGAACACCTGA
- a CDS encoding STAS domain-containing protein, translating into MDTVLSTSRCPAPPGMRIVALHGHADLDTAAALARALHQALDTAPVPGTLVVDCSDLTFCSSSGLNELLRARRAANAAGIAFRLAAPSGQVTRLLRVTEADTVFDILAARPLPPDRSVSVEGWV; encoded by the coding sequence GTGGACACGGTGCTGAGCACCAGCCGCTGCCCGGCGCCGCCGGGCATGCGGATCGTCGCGCTGCACGGCCACGCGGACCTGGACACCGCCGCCGCGCTGGCCCGCGCCCTCCACCAGGCCCTGGACACCGCACCCGTCCCCGGGACACTGGTCGTCGACTGCTCCGACCTGACGTTCTGCTCCTCCTCCGGCCTCAACGAACTCCTCCGCGCCCGCCGCGCCGCGAACGCGGCCGGCATCGCCTTCCGGCTCGCCGCACCCAGCGGCCAGGTCACCCGGCTGCTCCGGGTCACCGAGGCGGACACCGTCTTCGACATCCTGGCCGCCCGCCCGCTGCCGCCCGACCGCAGCGTCTCCGTGGAGGGATGGGTGTGA
- a CDS encoding flavodoxin family protein: MRALIVNCTLKPSPEPSNTEALAAVVAAELTSLGVEVDTVRAVDLDLKPGVKTDMGGGDQWPEVHAKVVAAEILVVASPTWVGRPSSIAQRVLERMDAMISETDDEGRPAGYGRVAGVVVTGNEDGAHHVISEIGGALVDIGYTVPAQAWTYWHLGPGPGPDYLDDDKGHEWSRTTGRTMARNLHHVATALASRPWPAPAR; the protein is encoded by the coding sequence ATGCGAGCACTGATCGTGAACTGCACCCTCAAGCCGTCCCCCGAGCCGTCGAACACCGAGGCACTGGCCGCCGTCGTCGCGGCCGAGCTCACCTCGCTGGGGGTGGAGGTCGACACCGTCCGCGCCGTCGACCTCGACCTCAAACCCGGGGTGAAGACCGACATGGGCGGCGGCGACCAGTGGCCGGAGGTGCACGCCAAGGTGGTGGCCGCCGAGATCCTGGTCGTCGCTTCGCCGACCTGGGTCGGCCGCCCGTCCTCGATCGCCCAGCGCGTGCTGGAACGGATGGACGCGATGATCTCCGAGACCGACGACGAGGGCCGCCCCGCGGGCTACGGCCGCGTCGCCGGCGTGGTGGTCACGGGCAACGAGGACGGCGCCCACCACGTGATCAGCGAGATCGGCGGTGCCCTGGTCGACATCGGGTACACCGTCCCGGCGCAGGCCTGGACCTACTGGCACCTGGGCCCCGGCCCCGGGCCCGACTACCTGGACGACGACAAGGGCCACGAGTGGTCCCGCACCACCGGCCGCACCATGGCCCGCAACCTGCACCACGTCGCCACCGCCCTCGCCTCCCGCCCGTGGCCCGCCCCGGCCCGGTAG